In Gemmatimonas sp., the DNA window TGCGCCGTGGAAGTGGACCACGACATCGAACGCATCGCGAGACCGCACGCGATCGGGGACCCAAAGCTCGACCGGCTTGCCGGCTGGTCCGTTGAAGGACCGCGCCGTGCCGCCCAGCAGACGCGGTGTGAGCCGCTCGTGCACCCGTGTAGACTCCACCATGGGCGACGCTTGCTGCGACGGCTGCTGCGGCGACGGTGTGGGCGGTGGCACGGCGAGCACGCCCTGCGCCGACGCCGCCAGCAGCGGCCACAGGTGCGCGACGATGCCAACGCTGCTGGCGGTCTTCTCGAACCAATTCATGACCTCTCCGCGCAGCCAACCGTGAACACGTGACGCATCACCGGCAATGTACCGACGACGTCGGCAGACGCGACTTTCTCAAGCGGCTGGATCGGTGGACAACTCACGCAGCAGCCAGTCTCATCCGATGAAAATGTGTGCACCCGCAGCTATCTAGCATTACGGACCGGCATGCGCGACTACTACCACGCACAGACGCCATTTGTGAATCCTTCGCCACGACGCGGCAGTGACGGCCGAGGTAGATCGTGATCGCACACACGGGGCAAACCCCATAGGTGCTCCGCGACAAATCCCCCTCCGTATCCCGAGCCCTTTGTGAGAGCGTTCCGTTTCCCGGGATGGGAATTTCGATCGGGCTGGGTCGACGATCCGTCGAGCATACGGCGCGATCGCCGACCTCGCCAGCACTGCGTGACGGGCGTCGGCGACGTCACAGCATTGCAGCATCCCGCCGGAATGTTCGCGGCTCGCTGTCACGCCCCGAGCACATGCACGAACGGCAGTGAGCGTGCGCACCGTGCGCGACACCCTATCGAAGCGTAGCGCGAGTGCCGCGCGTTGCTTGCGCCGGCTGCGCCGGATCTGTATGGTGGGCTGAGCATTTACACACTCTCTCCTCCAGCACCGGTATACGAATGAAGCGAATCTCCATTGCCACGCTCGCACTTTGCCTCGTCGCGACGCAGGCAAGTGCGCAGCTACAGAACGGAAGCTTTGAATCGCCCGGATGCCCCAATGAGTTCTTCTGCACCAACGGGCCGATCACGTCGTGGCAGACCTACGGAAGCATTGATGTCGTCAACATGTACTGGCCTGCGGGCGACGGCTCCATCTCGCTCGATTTGAATGGTGCTACACAGGGGGGCGTCGGACAAACGCTTGCGGGGCTCACGGTCGGTGCGACCTACGACCTGTCGTTCCTGCTGTCCAAGAATCCCGGCATTGGATCAGCAACGCTCGACGTGCTGTGGCTCGATGCCACACCTGTGAACGAGCTGGCATTCTTTCTGACGCCCATCGGCAACTCCTTCACGTTCGCCACGCCGAACTCGCGCACGGACATGTTGTGGGGGCAGCGATCGATGCAGCTCACCGCGACGAACACCACGATGTTTCTCGGCTTTCGATCGCTGGAGATCATCTCCACTGCAGGGCCGGCACTGGATCGCGTCTCACTCACGCAGACGAGTACCACCGTTCCCGAGCCCGGTACGTACGCGCTAATGGCATCGGGACTGCTGGCGCTCGGCGTGATCCGTCGGCGACGCATCACGCGGTAGGAGTTCGGTGGACACCGTGAGCCGGGTGGCGAAGGGACGATCGTCCTCTGCGACCCACACGTCGATGTGCACGTAGAACCTGGCGTGCGGCCACGTCAGCTTCCCGGCGGCCTGGATCCCGCCATAATGCCGGTTGGCCCGCGGCCACAGGAGCGCCACGAAGCCAACGCGCTGGCATTCTTTCCTGCACCAAGGCATGACGTCTCCACGCCGACGTTGGTGAGCATGTGACCAGTCACCAGAAATGCACCGACGGCGTGGGCCGACGCGACTTTCTCAAGCGACTGGCCGTTGTCGCGCCTTTGATGTGGGCCGCGCCGGCATGTGTCGCGGGTCGACCACATCGGTCGCCTGCGGCTGCCGACGAACTCGTCGCCGACCTCGTGATCATCGGCGGTGGCCTCGGCGGCTGCGCGGCGGCGCTGGCGGCTGCGCGACGCGGACTCCGCGTGATCATGACGGAAGAAACCGACTGGATCGGCGGACAGCTCACGCAGCAAGCGGTGCCGCCCGACGAGAATGCGTGGATCGAAACGATCGGCGGCACGCGCAGCTATCTGGCACTACGGACCGGCATCCGTGACTACTACCGCGCGCAGACGCCGTTGACCGCGCGCGCCATGGCCAACCCGCGGCTCAATCCCGGCAACTGCTGGGTGTCGCGGATTGGGTGCGAGCCGCGTGTTGCGCTCACCGTGCTCGAAGCCATGCTCGCCCCGTATGTGGCGAGTGGGCAATTGCGCATTCTGCGCCACTACACGGCGGTTGCGGCAAGCGTGGATCGTGACCGCGTGCACGCGGTGCGCGTACGGCAGCGCAACACCGGCCACGACATCGAGCTACGCGCTCCCTACTTCGCCGACGCCACCGAACTCGGTGACCTCCTGCCGCTCACGCGGACGGAGTACGTCACGGGCGCGGAGTCCGTCGCGCAGACCGGCGAGCCGCACGCCATGCGCACGGCCGAGCCGGACAACGTGCAGGCGTTCACGATGTGTTTCGCGCTCGAGCATCGCAGCGGTGAACAGCATGTGATCGATCGGCCCAGCGACTACGCGTCCTGGCGCGATCTCGCGATTCCGGCCGCCGACGGCGTGACGTATCGCCTGCTCAGCTTTGACGAACCAGCAAACCAGCGCATCGGCTTCGATCCCGAACGGCGTACCGGCTACTGGTCGTATCGTCGCGTGATCGATCGCGATCTGTTCGCGCTTCAACCCGCCGATGATGCGCGATACCGGCACGACGTGAGCATCGTGAACTGGGGGCAGAACGACTACTCGTTTGGATCACTGATCGACGTGAGCGCGGCCACCGCGCAGCAGCACGTCGCGCGGGCGAAAGCGCAGAGCATGTCCCTGCTCTACTGGCTGCAGACCGAAGCCCCTCGTCCCGATGGCGGCGCCGGATGGCCGGGACTTCGCCTGCGCCCCGATGTCATGGGCACCGACGACGGCTTCGCGAAGTATCCGTATATTCGCGAAAGCCGTCGCATCGCCGCCGAGTTCACCGTGTGCGAGCAGCATGTGACCACTGAGTCGCGTCCGGATGCCACGCGTGCGGCCGACTTCCCCGACAGCGTGGGCATCGGGCACTACAGCATGGATCTGCACCGCACTACCCGCGGTGACTACGGGCGCTACGGCGCGACCTTTCCCTTTCAGATTCCGCTGGGTGCGCTGCTGCCGCAGCGCGTGGAGAACCTGCTGCCGGCGTGCAAGAACCTTGGCGTCACGCACCTCACAAACGGCTGCTATCGCCTGCATCCGATCGAGTGGAACATCGGCGAGAGCGTGGGAAACCTCGTGGCGTTCTGTTTAGCGAAGCGCTGCGCGCCGCGTGCGGTACGCCAGCAGGCGAAGCTATTGCAGGACTTTCAGCGGGAGCTCGCGCGCGTCGGGGTGCCGTTGCAGTGGCCGCTGCCGGGCTGAGCGGACTCCACTATGCGTTCGACGCTCGCCCGACGGGGATTCGCGATCAGTACCGTTTCGCCGAGTCCCCCTGCTGCCCTTCGACGCGGGCCCCATTTTGTCCAGGAGCTCTCAATGGCGAAGTCGCATAATTGCATTCTGGCAGGCCGAGTAGGGACGAGCGGCAAAGGCTGGGTGCTGCTGGACGGTCTCCGCCGCCGGACATACCTTGGCACGGTTCACCGGCATACCCATCGGGTCGAGTGCCTGGCCCGTCAACGAGTGGGCCCGGCCCAGTACGCCGTGTCACGCTGCCCACAAAACGGCACCGCATTTGGCTGACATCACCGAACACCTCGCAGCCGCCCTCGGCGACCGGTACCGCATCGAGCGTCGACTCGGTGAGGGCGGCATGGCTATCGTGTACCTCGCCGAGGATCTCAAGCACGACCGCAAGGTAGCGCTGAAGGTGCTGCGCCCCGAACTCGGCGTGGTACTTGGCGCCGAGCGGTTCTTGCAGGAGATCAAGACGACGGCGCGCTTTCAGCATCCGCACATTCTGCCGCTTTACGACAGTGGTCGAACAATGGCGGCGCATGGCGACGGCACGGGATTCCTGTACTACGTCATGCCGTACGTGGAAGGGGAAACACTCCGGGACAAGCTCGATCACGAGCAGCAGCTCGGGATCGACGAAGCGGTGAGCATTGCCAGCGAAGTCGCCGACGCGTTGCAGTACGCGCACGAGCAAGGGGTCATTCACCGGGACATCAAGCCAGAGAATATTCTCCTGCGCAACGGGCACGCGTTCGTCGCGGACTTCGGCATCGCGCTGGCGGTGAGCGCGGCAGCCGGCGGACGGATGACGGAGACGGGTCTGTCGCTGGGCACACCGCATTACATGTCGCCCGAGCAAGCGACGGCCGACAGAAGCATCACCAACCGCTCGGACATCTACGCACTGGGCTCCGTGCTGTTCGAAATGCTGACGGGTGAACCCCCGCATACCGGCCCATCGGCGCAGGCGATCATCATGAAGATCGTGTCGGACGAGGCGCGGCCGGTCAGAACGCTCCGCAAGGCGGTGCCGCCGAACGTCGCTGACGCAGTCGCCATGGCGTTGGAGAAATTCCCGGCCGATCGTTTCGACAGTGCGAAAGCGTTTGCCGATGCGCTACGCAGTCCCACGTTCGCGCTGCCCGCTTCACGTACTACCGTCACCGGTGCCTCGCGTACGGTGTCCCGTCGGATGGTGCTCCCTGCGTTGGCGGTCGTCGCGCTGGTGAGCGTCGCGCTGGTAGGCGTCGCGCTGGCCGCCCAGCGGTGGATTCGCCCGAGTCGAAGCACGTCCGTCGCGCGCTACGCGACAACGCTCGGCGCGCCCGGTGCGCTCGATGGCATCACGTTTGGGGTCGAGGCCGCGCTCTCACCCGATGGCGCGTCGTTGGTTTTTCGCAGTCCGCTCACTGGTCCCGGTCAGCTCTACATCAAGCGTCGCGATGAAGTCGTCGCACGGCCACTGGCCGGCACGGAAGGCGGCTCGGGACCCTTCTTCTCGCCCGACGGCGCGTTTATCGCGTTCGTTGCCAACGGACAATTGCGGCGAATTCCGAGCGCTGGTGGCGCGCCGCTCAAACTCGCGGACTCCGTCAACGCGACCTTCAACCGCGGTGCGTGGTTGGAAGACGGGTCGATCGTGTACTACGACGCCCCGTCTCGTACGCTCCGCCGCCTCCGTACCGGAGACGCCGCGTCGCAGGTGATCGTCTCGCGCGAGACGCTGGAGGGGCGCTTTCCGTGGCTGCCCACGCCGCTCCCACGCTCACGCGGCGTGCTCTTCACAGCGCATCGCACCGAGTGCGTGGGACCAGTGAGCTGCCGTCCGAGCCGCGTGTACGTGTACGACGCACGCAAGGATACCGTGCGCGCGCTCTTCGAAGACGCCATCGGCGCCTGGTACGTCCCTACGGGACACGTGCTGTACCTGACCAGCGCGGGGACGCTGATGGCTGCGCCGTGGGACGACGAGACCCTTACCGCGACCGCTCGACCGGTGCCGGTGTTGGACGGCATTCAGGCTCCGGGCTTTGTGATCTCCGACGATGGGACGGCGTACTATCTGCTCGGTCGCTCGGAATTCGCGCCGGGCCCGGTGCCGAACGCGAAAGTCGTGTGGGTCGATCGCGCTGGGCAGGTCGAGCCGGTGGATTCCGCATGGCAGGTGAACACCAGCGGCACGTTCCGCGGCATGACGGAAATTGACTGGGGACTCGCCCTGTCGCCCGACGGACGACGCATCGCACTCACGCTGCTCACGGAGCTTGGCACCGATATTTGGATCAAGCAGCTCCCTACCGGGCCGGTGTCACGGCTCACGCAGCATGCGGGCGTGGACCGCGCGCCGGCGTGGACGCCTGACGGGAAGTCCGTCACGTTTCTCTCGGATCGACCGATCGGGACCGGTTCGAGGGCGAACGGGAATTCGTACCACCGGTGGGAGCAGGTCGCCGACGGCACGGGTGAGGCAAGACTCACCGGCAACTCGGGAGTGGATAGCCTGACCCGTGGCATCGTAGCCAACGGATCCAACGCGAGCGGCGCGGTGCTGTCGCCCGATTCCCGTTGGCTCGCGTATGTGTCGAATGAGCAGGGCGCGAACGAAGTGTTCGTCCGTCCGTTCCCCAATGTGAACGGCGGAAAGTGGCAGGTGTCGCGCGGTGGTGGTAGTGCTCCGCTCTGGGCGCACAACGGGCGCGAGTTGTTCTACGTCGCCAACGGCAAGATGCATCTCGTGAGCATCCGTTCGGGTCCGCCATTTTCAGCGGAGCCCCCGCGCACCTTGTTCACGATCCCGGAGTACATCCGCGCGGGATCACCGGTCGGTGGCACGTTTGCGATCACGCCCGACGATCAGCGGTTTCTCATGGTGCGCGACAACAAGTGGGAAGATATGGCGGGGACGCCAACGCTCGTGGTGGTACAGAACTTCTTCGACGAACTGCGGGCGAAGCTGAAGCAATGATGCAAACCGACTACGTGGTCATCGGTGCGGGTGCAGCCGGTATGGCCATCACCGATGCGTTGCTCACCCATACCGACGCCACCGTTACGATGGTGGACCGCCGTCACGCGCCCGGCGGACACTGGATCGATGCCTACCCGTACGTGCGACTGCACCAGCCGTCGGCATTTTACGGAGTGGATTCCACACCACTCGGACGGACCACGATCGACGTTACCGGCTTGAATGCCGGGTTCTACGAGCGCGCCAGTGCAGACGATATCCGCTCGTACTATGGGCAGGTCATGCAGCGCCGTTTTCTCGCCAGTGGACGCGTCCGGTACTTCCCGAACTGTGAGTACCTGACCGAACAACGCGTGCATTCACGAGTGACTGGGGCGACCTGGGAGGTACGCGCCGCGCGCAAGGTCATCGACACGACGTACCTCGAGGGCGACATCCCCGCCACGAGTCCGCCACCGTTTGCGGTGGCAGACGGCGTGCAGTGTGTCCCCGCGGGTGCCATTGCGCGCCTTGACGAGCGACCGGACGAGTTTGTCGTCATCGGCGGCGGAAAGACGGCGCTTGACGCGTGTATCTGGTTGCTCGAGCAAGGCGTTGAGCCAGCAGACATCCGCTGGGTCAAGCCGCGCGAGAGCTGGTGGATCAACCGCAAGTATGTGCAGCCGGCCACACTCCTGCCCGATCTTTTTCGCGGCCATGCGCTCCACTTGGAAGCCGCGGCGCAGGCCACGTCAATTCGCGACCTGTTTGCCCGCCTGGAGGCGAAGCGCTTCATGCTGCGCGTCGACACTGAGGTGGAGCCGATCATGTATCGCGGCGCGTTCATCAGTGAGACCGAACTCGATCTGGTCCGTACGATCAAGAACGTCGTACGACTCGGTCACGTGCGGCGGATCGATCACCACACCATCACGCTCGATCAGGGTCAGGTACCAACCAGCCCGCGCAGCCTGCACATTCACTGTGCGGCGCGTGCCCTTCCGCGGCCCGAATTACGGCCGATGTTTGAACCTGGCCGAATTACCGTGCAGCCGTTCATGAGAGGACTCGCCTGCTTCCAGTTTGCGATGGTGGGAGTTGCCGAGGCGTTGTTGAACACGGACGAAGAGAAGAACCACGTGTTGCCTCCGATCAACTACTGGGACTCGACCAGAGATTCCCTCACCAGCCTGCTGGCTGGCGTCGCCCATGCGAAGGCTCGTGCCGACTTCCCAGCGCTCGCCGCGTGGGCGAATACGTCGCGTCTCAATCCGATGGGAGATCTCGGGCCGTATGGTGATCACCCCGACGTGCTTGAGGCGCGAGCACTGATCCAACGTCATAGTGCTGCGGCCTACGGCAACATGTCGCGACTGACTGCTCTCTGACTGCCGGTGGCGACGCCTCCCCTCCCCTCACCCGTCCCGCTATGAGTGAGAACCCACCGATGGTCCCCGCTGGCACTGGCGCGCATCCCATCATGCTGGTGGTTATCGCGGCCAATGCGCTGCGCGCATCGAGCGCCTTCTATGCGGAGCTGTTCGGCTGGACGCTGATGCCGATGTCGGGCGAACTCATGGTGGGCACCACGTCCGGCGGACCGACCGTCGCGTTGCGGGCCAACGTTCCAAATGGGGCGCCGGCCTCGGTGCCCTTTCTCGGCGTCACGGATGTCGAGGCCACACTCGCCCGCGTCGTCGAGACCGGTGGCAGCATCGACCGCTCCCCGCGGAGCATGCCGATGATGGGTACCATGGCGCGCTTCACGGATCCGTCGGGTACCATCTACGGGCTCACCAGTGCGAGTTCGTCGGCGCCCGTGGCATCGATGCCGCCGGCGGCAAGCGCATGGGCGACGCGATGACTATGCCGGGCTTCGCGACGTTCGGTTACTTCACTGACCCGTCGGGCACGGTGATGGGACTGATCGGCTAAGCGTAAGGCCGCATATTGCGGACGGCCACTCATACCAGGAGCGTGATCGTCCCAAGCACTCGCCCAAGCACCTGAATGTGCGCTGGGCTATTCGTTCACCAATGAAATGTGTTGAGCGACGATTTGCCAACCGTGGCCCCAGGAGACCCAAGTTCTGGTGTAGCGCTTGATAATAATGATCGGCTTCCCGGCATCTAAAGCAACGTATCTGACCTTTCCACTTTCGACGGCAGCGTTGTTGTCGATGGCGAGTACCTTCTGCTCAGAGAGTTCCGCTGATTGGAAGCTTATATGACTGGTTTTGTAGCTCTCGAGCTCCTGAGCCTTGCCGACACTGTCCCCGTCCCCACACGTACAGATGTATTCGGTGGCTAGCACCCGTTGGAGCGCAGCGAGGTCGCCACTCGTTTCCAGCTCCGCGTAGCTGCGGCCGTCGTTCAGGCGTTTCATCAAGTCGTTGAAATCGCGTCCGGCCTTCGTGACTTGGCGCTCCATCAGTTTGTCGTCGTGCGTCTGTTCGGTGTCCTGTTCCGCGATAACCATCCAGCGACCGTT includes these proteins:
- a CDS encoding DUF642 domain-containing protein produces the protein MKRISIATLALCLVATQASAQLQNGSFESPGCPNEFFCTNGPITSWQTYGSIDVVNMYWPAGDGSISLDLNGATQGGVGQTLAGLTVGATYDLSFLLSKNPGIGSATLDVLWLDATPVNELAFFLTPIGNSFTFATPNSRTDMLWGQRSMQLTATNTTMFLGFRSLEIISTAGPALDRVSLTQTSTTVPEPGTYALMASGLLALGVIRRRRITR
- a CDS encoding FAD-dependent oxidoreductase, whose amino-acid sequence is MTSHQKCTDGVGRRDFLKRLAVVAPLMWAAPACVAGRPHRSPAAADELVADLVIIGGGLGGCAAALAAARRGLRVIMTEETDWIGGQLTQQAVPPDENAWIETIGGTRSYLALRTGIRDYYRAQTPLTARAMANPRLNPGNCWVSRIGCEPRVALTVLEAMLAPYVASGQLRILRHYTAVAASVDRDRVHAVRVRQRNTGHDIELRAPYFADATELGDLLPLTRTEYVTGAESVAQTGEPHAMRTAEPDNVQAFTMCFALEHRSGEQHVIDRPSDYASWRDLAIPAADGVTYRLLSFDEPANQRIGFDPERRTGYWSYRRVIDRDLFALQPADDARYRHDVSIVNWGQNDYSFGSLIDVSAATAQQHVARAKAQSMSLLYWLQTEAPRPDGGAGWPGLRLRPDVMGTDDGFAKYPYIRESRRIAAEFTVCEQHVTTESRPDATRAADFPDSVGIGHYSMDLHRTTRGDYGRYGATFPFQIPLGALLPQRVENLLPACKNLGVTHLTNGCYRLHPIEWNIGESVGNLVAFCLAKRCAPRAVRQQAKLLQDFQRELARVGVPLQWPLPG
- a CDS encoding protein kinase, whose translation is MADITEHLAAALGDRYRIERRLGEGGMAIVYLAEDLKHDRKVALKVLRPELGVVLGAERFLQEIKTTARFQHPHILPLYDSGRTMAAHGDGTGFLYYVMPYVEGETLRDKLDHEQQLGIDEAVSIASEVADALQYAHEQGVIHRDIKPENILLRNGHAFVADFGIALAVSAAAGGRMTETGLSLGTPHYMSPEQATADRSITNRSDIYALGSVLFEMLTGEPPHTGPSAQAIIMKIVSDEARPVRTLRKAVPPNVADAVAMALEKFPADRFDSAKAFADALRSPTFALPASRTTVTGASRTVSRRMVLPALAVVALVSVALVGVALAAQRWIRPSRSTSVARYATTLGAPGALDGITFGVEAALSPDGASLVFRSPLTGPGQLYIKRRDEVVARPLAGTEGGSGPFFSPDGAFIAFVANGQLRRIPSAGGAPLKLADSVNATFNRGAWLEDGSIVYYDAPSRTLRRLRTGDAASQVIVSRETLEGRFPWLPTPLPRSRGVLFTAHRTECVGPVSCRPSRVYVYDARKDTVRALFEDAIGAWYVPTGHVLYLTSAGTLMAAPWDDETLTATARPVPVLDGIQAPGFVISDDGTAYYLLGRSEFAPGPVPNAKVVWVDRAGQVEPVDSAWQVNTSGTFRGMTEIDWGLALSPDGRRIALTLLTELGTDIWIKQLPTGPVSRLTQHAGVDRAPAWTPDGKSVTFLSDRPIGTGSRANGNSYHRWEQVADGTGEARLTGNSGVDSLTRGIVANGSNASGAVLSPDSRWLAYVSNEQGANEVFVRPFPNVNGGKWQVSRGGGSAPLWAHNGRELFYVANGKMHLVSIRSGPPFSAEPPRTLFTIPEYIRAGSPVGGTFAITPDDQRFLMVRDNKWEDMAGTPTLVVVQNFFDELRAKLKQ
- a CDS encoding NAD(P)-binding protein, producing MMQTDYVVIGAGAAGMAITDALLTHTDATVTMVDRRHAPGGHWIDAYPYVRLHQPSAFYGVDSTPLGRTTIDVTGLNAGFYERASADDIRSYYGQVMQRRFLASGRVRYFPNCEYLTEQRVHSRVTGATWEVRAARKVIDTTYLEGDIPATSPPPFAVADGVQCVPAGAIARLDERPDEFVVIGGGKTALDACIWLLEQGVEPADIRWVKPRESWWINRKYVQPATLLPDLFRGHALHLEAAAQATSIRDLFARLEAKRFMLRVDTEVEPIMYRGAFISETELDLVRTIKNVVRLGHVRRIDHHTITLDQGQVPTSPRSLHIHCAARALPRPELRPMFEPGRITVQPFMRGLACFQFAMVGVAEALLNTDEEKNHVLPPINYWDSTRDSLTSLLAGVAHAKARADFPALAAWANTSRLNPMGDLGPYGDHPDVLEARALIQRHSAAAYGNMSRLTAL
- a CDS encoding VOC family protein, with protein sequence MSENPPMVPAGTGAHPIMLVVIAANALRASSAFYAELFGWTLMPMSGELMVGTTSGGPTVALRANVPNGAPASVPFLGVTDVEATLARVVETGGSIDRSPRSMPMMGTMARFTDPSGTIYGLTSASSSAPVASMPPAASAWATR
- a CDS encoding nuclear transport factor 2 family protein, whose amino-acid sequence is MKIQKSLTIALSIVISPFAVAAQSSKAEQEVRAFVAAYDKAVASRDITFLQHVIPDDYVFTGASGRKSDRAQVLNFFTQQRDKPSARMISLKHENVLVRAVGNMAVVTNDYTSQTTPIDAPTAEPTTYTGRHTGVFEKRNGRWMVIAEQDTEQTHDDKLMERQVTKAGRDFNDLMKRLNDGRSYAELETSGDLAALQRVLATEYICTCGDGDSVGKAQELESYKTSHISFQSAELSEQKVLAIDNNAAVESGKVRYVALDAGKPIIIIKRYTRTWVSWGHGWQIVAQHISLVNE